In one Parus major isolate Abel chromosome 13, Parus_major1.1, whole genome shotgun sequence genomic region, the following are encoded:
- the IK gene encoding protein Red — translation MPDRDNEPFSNPLAPDGHDVDDSHSFHQSKLTNEDFRKLLMTPRAAPTSAPPSKSRHHEMPREYNEDEDPAARRRKKKSYYAKLRQQEIERERELAEKYRDRAKERRDGVNKDYEETELISTTANYRAVGPTAEADKSAAEKRRQLIQESKFLGGDMEHTHLVKGLDFALLQKVRAEIASKEKEEEEMMEKPQKEAKKDEDPENKIEFKTRLGRNIYRILFKNKTYERNELFLPGRMAYVVDLDDEYADTDIPTTLIRSKADCPTMEAQTTLTTNDIVISKLTQILSYLRQGTRNKKLKKKDKGKLDEKKPPEADMNIFEDIGDYVPSTAKIPRDKERERYRERERDRERDRERERDRDRERERDRERDREREEEKKRHSYFEKPKADDEPTDIDKGPGSAKELIKSINEKFAGAAGWEGTEALKKPEDKKQLGDFFGMSNSYAECYPATMDDMAVDSDEEVDYSKMDQGNKKGPLGRWDFDTQEEYSEYMNNKEALPKAAFQYGIKMSEGRKTRRFKETNDKAELDRQWKKISAIIEKRKKLEADGVEVKRPKY, via the exons ATGCCGGACAGGGACA ATGAGCCGTTCTCCAACCCCCTGGCCCCCGATGGCCACGATGTGGACGACTCGCATTCCTTCCACCA GTCCAAGCTGACCAATGAAGACTTCAGGAAGCTTCTCATGACCCCGCGGGCTGCGCCAACATCTGCGCCACCCTCCAAATCTCGCCACCATGA GATGCCCCGGGAGTACAATGAGGATGAAGATCCAGCTGCTcgcaggaggaagaaaaaaag TTACTATGCGAAGCTGCGGCAGCAGGAGATCGAGCGCGAGAGGGAACTGGCCGAGAAGTACCGGGATCGAGccaaggagaggagagatggaGTGAACAAGGACTATGAGGAGACAGAGCTGATCAGCACCACTGCCAACTACAGGGCTGTGGGGCCCACGGCCGAGGC GGATAAATCTGCTGCGGAGAAGAGGAGACAGTTGATCCAGGAGTCCAAGTTCTTGGGTGGTGACATGGAGCACACTCACTTGGTGAAGGGTCTGGACTTTGCTCTCTTGCAGAAG GTACGGGCTGAGATTGCcagcaaggagaaggaagaggaggaaatgaTGGAGAAGCCCCAGAAAGAAGCTAA GAAAGATGAAGATCCTGAGAACAAAATCGAATTTAAGACCCGGCTGG gcCGCAACATTTACCGCATCCTGTTCAAGAACAAGACCTACGAGCGGAACGAGCTGTTCCTGCCAGGCAGGATGGCCTATGTGGTAGATCTGGATGATGAATACGCCGACACCGATATCCCCACCACGCTGATCCGCAGCAAGGCTGACTGCCCCACCATGGAG GCACAGACCACGCTGACCACCAACGACATCGTCATCAGCAAGCTCACGCAGATCCTCTCCTATCTCAGGCAAGGCACCCGCAACAAGAAGCTCAAGAAGAAAGACAAAG GGAAGCTGGATGAGAAGAAGCCTCCTGAGGCTGATATGAA CATCTTTGAAGACATTGGGGATTATGTCCCCTCCACTGCCAAGATACCACGGGACAAGGAACGGGAGAGGTACCGGGAGAGAGAGCGGGACCGGGAGCGAGACCGGGAGCGAGAGCGTGACAGGGACCGGGAGCGCGAGAGGGACAGAGAGCGGGACCGTGAGcgggaggaggagaagaagaggcACAGCTACTTTGAGAAGCCCAAGGCTGATGATGAG CCCACAGACATCGACAAAG GACCTGGCTCAGCCAAGGAGCTCATCAAATCCATCAATGAGAAgtttgctggagctgctggctgggagggaacaGAGGC TTTGAAGAAGCCAGAAGACAAGAAGCAGCTGGGAGACTTCTTTGGCATGTCCAACAGCTATGCTGAGTGCTACCCTGCCAC aatgGATGATATGGCTGTGGACAGTGATGAAGAGGTAGACTACAGCAAAATGGATCAG GGTAACAAGAAGGGGCCTCTGGGCCGCTGGGACTTTGACACACAGGAGGAGTACAGCGAGTACATGAACAACAAAGAGGCTCTGCCCAA GGCAGCCTTTCAGTACGGCATCAAGATGTCTGAGGGACGCAAGACGCGCCGCTTCAAGGAGACCAACGACAAGGCGGAGCTGGACCGGCAGTGGAAGAAGATCAGTGCG ATCATCGAGAAGAGGAAGAAGTTGGAGGCTGATGG GGTTGAGGTGAAACGTCCCAAGTACTGA
- the NDUFA2 gene encoding NADH dehydrogenase [ubiquinone] 1 alpha subcomplex subunit 2, with amino-acid sequence MAAAAVKSIGGGLGQGLRELRIHLCQRSAGSRGVREFIEKHYVTLKKANPNFPILIRECSGIQPKLWARYEFGKEKSIPLNNLTVDEVGKALQSLVKSHA; translated from the exons ATGGCGGCGGCCGCTGTGAAGAGCATCGGGGGCGGGCTGGGCCAAGGGCTGAGGGAGCTCCGCATCCACCTGTGCCAGCGCTCCGCCGGCAGCCGCGGCGTCAG GGAATTTATCGAGAAGCACTATGTGACCCTGAAGAAGGCAAATCCCAACTTCCCCATCCTGATCCGCGAGTGCTCCGGTATCCAGCCCAAGCTCTGGGCTCGCTACG AGtttgggaaggagaagagcATCCCACTGAACAACCTAACTGTGGATGAAGTGGGcaaagccctgcagagccttGTGAAAAGCCACGCGTAA
- the TMCO6 gene encoding transmembrane and coiled-coil domain-containing protein 6 isoform X3 encodes MWGRRRARRGGHSAEELRERRREREAALRRARRQEQLVSKRLLREDSAAEEGGQDGADVVPDPLSEDEVLELLRGVQRGSEDRQRSLGRLRWALQNEETQQKFVRLDGSIRTLTGLFTSSLAELQLEAARCLHELSHSSVPTVAEACLPVTSYLLTYLSGHSLELTELCLYTLGNLVVESQAVRKQLLPQGIIPVLASCIQSPHEAVLEGVGYVLSQLLQAKEAPMEIIPLVLDSVLPQHMLRLVCSGLKAAMGAAVEFAWCLHYIICRHKDNEVLLALGAVPALTSLLLDLASQIPQDVPEGLELLVCPVLRSLSNLLAQTGCQGQGQDGRLLIALFLILQCFLQQHPFLVQECLWLLNNLTADDPFLCSALLSLELLPALLQLLTCSQMATVLVLTVLCNMAEKGLFQCQRLLQQPLLPQLLPLLTLPDPEAVGQCLELLHLLFLHCPEAAADFTRQGGHQALEQHQSTPELQERAQALLDVVRSGAPSACQATLAAFS; translated from the exons ATGTGGGGCCGGCGGCGGGCCCGGCGCGGCGGGCACAGCGCGGAGGAGctgcgggagcggcggcgggagcgAGAGGCAG CTCTCCGGAGGGCGCGGCGGCAGGAGCAGCTGGTCAGCAAGCGGCTCCTGCGGGAGGACAGCGCGGCCGAGGAGGGTGGACAGGATGGAGCAGACGTCGTGCCAGACCCACTCTCGGAGGATGAG gttctggagctgctcaggggcGTGCAGAGGGGTTCAGAGGACAGGCAGCGATCGCTCGGCCGCCTCCGCTGGGCTCTGCAGAACGAGGAGACTCAGCAGAAGTTTGTCAG GCTGGACGGCAGCATCCGGACGCTCACCGGGCTCTTcaccagcagcctggctgagctgcagctggaggctgccCGCTGTCTGCACGAGCTGTCCCACTCCAGTGTCCCCACGGTGGCTGAGGCGTGTCTGCCTGTCACCTCCTACCTGCTCACCTACCTGTCGGGACACAGCCTGGAGCTCACG gagctgtgcttgtACACACTGGGGAACCTCGTGGTAGAAAGTCAGGCTGTGAGGAAGCAACTGCTGCCTCAGGGCATAATTCCAGTGCTGGCATCCTGCATCCAG TCCCCACACGAGGCAGTGCTGGAAGGTGTGGGCTATGTCCTCTCACAGCTCCTCCAAGCCAAGGAAGCGCCCATGGAGATCATCCC cctggtCCTGGACTCGGTTCTCCCCCAGCACATGCTCCGACTGGTTTGCTCTGGCCTCAAGGCTGCCATGGGAGCGGCTGTGGAGTTTGCATGGTGTCTCCACTACATCATTTGTAg GCACAAAGACAACGAGGTGCTGCTGGCGCTGGGGGCCGTGCCTGCCCTCACCTCGCTCCTGCTCGACCTGGCTTCCCAAATCCCCCAGGATGTTCCCGAGGGCCTGGAGCTG CTCGTGTGCCCCGTGCTGCGGAGTCTCAGTAACCTGCTGGCACAGacaggctgccaggggcagggccAGGACGGGCGCCTGCTCATCGCcctcttcctcatcctgcagtgcttcctgcagcagcacccctTCCTCGTCCAGGAGTGCCTGTGGCTGCTCAATAACCTCACAG CGGATGATCCCTTCCTCTGCTCcgctctgctctccctggagctgctcccggccctgctgcagctcctgacgTGTTCCCAGATGGCCACTGTGCTG GTGCTGACCGTGCTGTGCAACATGGCAGAGAAGGGATTGTTCCAGTGCCAgcggctgctccagcagcccctcctgccccagctcctgcccctcctcaccctgccTGACCCCGAGGCCGTGGGGCAGTGCCTGGAGCTACTGCACCTCCTGTTCCTGCACTGCCCAGAG gctgctgctgatttCACCAGGCAAGGTGGGCACCaggccctggagcagcaccagagcaccccagagctgcaggagcgggcacaggcactgctggatGTGGTCAGGTCAGGAGCCCCCAGTGCCTGTCAGGCCACACTGGCTGCCTTCTCCTAG
- the TMCO6 gene encoding transmembrane and coiled-coil domain-containing protein 6 isoform X2 — protein MWGRRRARRGGHSAEELRERRREREAALRRARRQEQLVSKRLLREDSAAEEGGQDGADVVPDPLSEDEVLELLRGVQRGSEDRQRSLGRLRWALQNEETQQKFVRLDGSIRTLTGLFTSSLAELQLEAARCLHELSHSSVPTVAEACLPVTSYLLTYLSGHSLELTELCLYTLGNLVVESQAVRKQLLPQGIIPVLASCIQSPHEAVLEGVGYVLSQLLQAKEAPMEIIPLVLDSVLPQHMLRLVCSGLKAAMGAAVEFAWCLHYIICRHKDNEVLLALGAVPALTSLLLDLASQIPQDVPEGLELCFLQQHPFLVQECLWLLNNLTADDPFLCSALLSLELLPALLQLLTCSQMATVLVNPAPRIGNGGDHWIHNMNPTLTVLELEGGWGSSDSWAEGPMWWQSPATSPKATPAVFSLGRALSQHKSVPREMLTWGPGAGLGRLLPLSFERPQSFRRLGMLPGLWVARLGLPGTGMNSALGRCAGNIPNPVVCWALGCGQAPGRTRKKGGEGYWARG, from the exons ATGTGGGGCCGGCGGCGGGCCCGGCGCGGCGGGCACAGCGCGGAGGAGctgcgggagcggcggcgggagcgAGAGGCAG CTCTCCGGAGGGCGCGGCGGCAGGAGCAGCTGGTCAGCAAGCGGCTCCTGCGGGAGGACAGCGCGGCCGAGGAGGGTGGACAGGATGGAGCAGACGTCGTGCCAGACCCACTCTCGGAGGATGAG gttctggagctgctcaggggcGTGCAGAGGGGTTCAGAGGACAGGCAGCGATCGCTCGGCCGCCTCCGCTGGGCTCTGCAGAACGAGGAGACTCAGCAGAAGTTTGTCAG GCTGGACGGCAGCATCCGGACGCTCACCGGGCTCTTcaccagcagcctggctgagctgcagctggaggctgccCGCTGTCTGCACGAGCTGTCCCACTCCAGTGTCCCCACGGTGGCTGAGGCGTGTCTGCCTGTCACCTCCTACCTGCTCACCTACCTGTCGGGACACAGCCTGGAGCTCACG gagctgtgcttgtACACACTGGGGAACCTCGTGGTAGAAAGTCAGGCTGTGAGGAAGCAACTGCTGCCTCAGGGCATAATTCCAGTGCTGGCATCCTGCATCCAG TCCCCACACGAGGCAGTGCTGGAAGGTGTGGGCTATGTCCTCTCACAGCTCCTCCAAGCCAAGGAAGCGCCCATGGAGATCATCCC cctggtCCTGGACTCGGTTCTCCCCCAGCACATGCTCCGACTGGTTTGCTCTGGCCTCAAGGCTGCCATGGGAGCGGCTGTGGAGTTTGCATGGTGTCTCCACTACATCATTTGTAg GCACAAAGACAACGAGGTGCTGCTGGCGCTGGGGGCCGTGCCTGCCCTCACCTCGCTCCTGCTCGACCTGGCTTCCCAAATCCCCCAGGATGTTCCCGAGGGCCTGGAGCTG tgcttcctgcagcagcacccctTCCTCGTCCAGGAGTGCCTGTGGCTGCTCAATAACCTCACAG CGGATGATCCCTTCCTCTGCTCcgctctgctctccctggagctgctcccggccctgctgcagctcctgacgTGTTCCCAGATGGCCACTGTGCTGGTAAACCCTGCCCCACGCATTGGGAATGGTGGGGACCACTGGATTCACAACATGAATCCCACACTGACAGTGCTGGAGTTGGAGGGTGGATggggcagcagtgacagctgggCAGAAGGTCCCATGTGGTGGCAGTCACCAGCTACCTCCCCCAAAGCCACTCCAGCTGTATTTAGCCTTGGCAGAGCCTTGTCCCAGCACAAGAGTGTCCCAAGGGAGATGTTAACTTGGGGCCCTGGAGCAGGCCTGGGAAGGCTCCTGCCACTTTCCTTTGAAAGACCCCAAAGCTTTAGGAGACTGGGgatgctgccagggctgtgggtggCAAGGCTGGgtctgcctggcacagggatgaACAGTGCCTTGGGTAGGTGTGCAGGAAACATTCCAAATCCAGTGGTTTGCTGGGCACTTGGCTGTGGGCAAGCACCTGGCAGGACTAGAAAAAAAGGTGGAGAGGGATATTGGGCAAGGGGATGA
- the TMCO6 gene encoding transmembrane and coiled-coil domain-containing protein 6 isoform X1 codes for MWGRRRARRGGHSAEELRERRREREAALRRARRQEQLVSKRLLREDSAAEEGGQDGADVVPDPLSEDEVLELLRGVQRGSEDRQRSLGRLRWALQNEETQQKFVRLDGSIRTLTGLFTSSLAELQLEAARCLHELSHSSVPTVAEACLPVTSYLLTYLSGHSLELTELCLYTLGNLVVESQAVRKQLLPQGIIPVLASCIQSPHEAVLEGVGYVLSQLLQAKEAPMEIIPLVLDSVLPQHMLRLVCSGLKAAMGAAVEFAWCLHYIICRHKDNEVLLALGAVPALTSLLLDLASQIPQDVPEGLELLVCPVLRSLSNLLAQTGCQGQGQDGRLLIALFLILQCFLQQHPFLVQECLWLLNNLTADDPFLCSALLSLELLPALLQLLTCSQMATVLVNPAPRIGNGGDHWIHNMNPTLTVLELEGGWGSSDSWAEGPMWWQSPATSPKATPAVFSLGRALSQHKSVPREMLTWGPGAGLGRLLPLSFERPQSFRRLGMLPGLWVARLGLPGTGMNSALGRCAGNIPNPVVCWALGCGQAPGRTRKKGGEGYWARG; via the exons ATGTGGGGCCGGCGGCGGGCCCGGCGCGGCGGGCACAGCGCGGAGGAGctgcgggagcggcggcgggagcgAGAGGCAG CTCTCCGGAGGGCGCGGCGGCAGGAGCAGCTGGTCAGCAAGCGGCTCCTGCGGGAGGACAGCGCGGCCGAGGAGGGTGGACAGGATGGAGCAGACGTCGTGCCAGACCCACTCTCGGAGGATGAG gttctggagctgctcaggggcGTGCAGAGGGGTTCAGAGGACAGGCAGCGATCGCTCGGCCGCCTCCGCTGGGCTCTGCAGAACGAGGAGACTCAGCAGAAGTTTGTCAG GCTGGACGGCAGCATCCGGACGCTCACCGGGCTCTTcaccagcagcctggctgagctgcagctggaggctgccCGCTGTCTGCACGAGCTGTCCCACTCCAGTGTCCCCACGGTGGCTGAGGCGTGTCTGCCTGTCACCTCCTACCTGCTCACCTACCTGTCGGGACACAGCCTGGAGCTCACG gagctgtgcttgtACACACTGGGGAACCTCGTGGTAGAAAGTCAGGCTGTGAGGAAGCAACTGCTGCCTCAGGGCATAATTCCAGTGCTGGCATCCTGCATCCAG TCCCCACACGAGGCAGTGCTGGAAGGTGTGGGCTATGTCCTCTCACAGCTCCTCCAAGCCAAGGAAGCGCCCATGGAGATCATCCC cctggtCCTGGACTCGGTTCTCCCCCAGCACATGCTCCGACTGGTTTGCTCTGGCCTCAAGGCTGCCATGGGAGCGGCTGTGGAGTTTGCATGGTGTCTCCACTACATCATTTGTAg GCACAAAGACAACGAGGTGCTGCTGGCGCTGGGGGCCGTGCCTGCCCTCACCTCGCTCCTGCTCGACCTGGCTTCCCAAATCCCCCAGGATGTTCCCGAGGGCCTGGAGCTG CTCGTGTGCCCCGTGCTGCGGAGTCTCAGTAACCTGCTGGCACAGacaggctgccaggggcagggccAGGACGGGCGCCTGCTCATCGCcctcttcctcatcctgcagtgcttcctgcagcagcacccctTCCTCGTCCAGGAGTGCCTGTGGCTGCTCAATAACCTCACAG CGGATGATCCCTTCCTCTGCTCcgctctgctctccctggagctgctcccggccctgctgcagctcctgacgTGTTCCCAGATGGCCACTGTGCTGGTAAACCCTGCCCCACGCATTGGGAATGGTGGGGACCACTGGATTCACAACATGAATCCCACACTGACAGTGCTGGAGTTGGAGGGTGGATggggcagcagtgacagctgggCAGAAGGTCCCATGTGGTGGCAGTCACCAGCTACCTCCCCCAAAGCCACTCCAGCTGTATTTAGCCTTGGCAGAGCCTTGTCCCAGCACAAGAGTGTCCCAAGGGAGATGTTAACTTGGGGCCCTGGAGCAGGCCTGGGAAGGCTCCTGCCACTTTCCTTTGAAAGACCCCAAAGCTTTAGGAGACTGGGgatgctgccagggctgtgggtggCAAGGCTGGgtctgcctggcacagggatgaACAGTGCCTTGGGTAGGTGTGCAGGAAACATTCCAAATCCAGTGGTTTGCTGGGCACTTGGCTGTGGGCAAGCACCTGGCAGGACTAGAAAAAAAGGTGGAGAGGGATATTGGGCAAGGGGATGA
- the CD14 gene encoding monocyte differentiation antigen CD14 isoform X1, producing the protein MLRKSRLGSEGCAREPGSRSLPSPAGDPSRAAAAGTHLERRGLSIGCRTELSARRLWQLRPGFGGCWRKQGTFGCELAGESLNKGTRSCCPPPAALGAGAGREQLLGRVPQPPGTVFRSFTMRVAVLLLLGLGLLAAEGRRNRCFFNRTKEHCVCYNLTEETIGSIIQCLPANVVEFQGGDVEKYIAFPIRDLTPSIIETLDSLVIKKIIIGNVLVPEILLARVLRFFSYTHVQELAFESCVFQGTGDWSDMDGQSLPIVSLSFHNVTSAPLTGREPAFSSLSRWLETLQELAVTGSRVTSLPCAIGRLFRALLSLNLAQNSLSDGSLALAFCQGAFPQLQELSLHHNNLSSYSSVCEGVGLLLELRHLDLSHNKLVADPSSSCQWPASLRGFNLSNAGLAEVPTPLPPRLEVLDMSHNQLRAVDTSLSSLKKLFLNQNLLQAVPSIKNYPMLDTLHLDNNSIWELPREEVKLLGSLQDVAVADNPFSCSCSGARGLQALAATGHLGQGWPGDYRCQSPAEYQGWQVAQVPVSVLRCHLGAVVAPLCVILALLGVAGAVCLARTRSCRRA; encoded by the exons ATGCTCAGGAAGTCACGCCTCGGGAGCGAGGGCTGTGCCCGAGAGCCGGGCTCGAGGAGCCTGCCCAGCCCGGCTGGGGACCCGAgccgggcagcagcagctggaacacaTCTGGAGCGCCGAGGGCTCAGCATCGGCTGCCGGACGGAGCTGAGCGCCCGGAGACTTTGGCAGCTCCGGCCGGGATTTGGCGGCTGCTGGAGGAAGCAGGGGACGTTTGGGTGTGAGCTGGCTGGTGAGTCACTAAACAAAGGCACCCGCTCCTGCTGCCCGCCGCCAGCCGCGCTCGGGGCAGGTGCCGGGCGAGAACAGCTCCTCGGGAGGGTCCCGCAGCCCCCAGGAACAG TTTTTAGGTCATTCACCATGAGGgtggctgtgctcctgctcctggggctggggctgctggcagcagaaggcagaaggAACAGGTGTTTCTTCAACCGCACTAAGGAGCACTGTGTGTGCTACAACCTGACCGAGGAAACCATCGGCAGCATCATCCAGTGCCTCCCCGCAAACGTGGTGGAGTTTCAGGGTGGAGATGTGGAGAAATACATAGCCTTCCCAATCAGGGACCTGACCCCCTCCATCATTGAGACTCTGGACTCCCTCGttatcaagaaaataattattggAAATGTCCTGGTGCCTGAGATACTCCTCGCCCGTGTGCTGAGGTTCTTCTCCTACACTCATGTGCAGGAGCTGGCCTTTGAGAGCTGCGTTTTCCAGGGCACAGGTGACTGGAGTGACATGGATGGCCAGAGCTTGCCCATAGTGTCCCTGAGCTTCCACAACGTGACATCTGCCCCTCTGACGGGCCGTGAGCCGgccttctccagcctgagcaggTGGCTGGAGaccctgcaggagctggctgtCACCGGCTCCCGTGTCACCAGCCTGCCCTGTGCCATCGGGAGGCTgttcagagctctgctctccctgaaCCTGGCACAGAACAGCCTCAGCGATGGGAGCCTGGCCCTCGCCTTTTGCCAGGGAGCTtttcctcagctccaggagctgagtCTGCACCACAACAACCTGAGCTCCTACAGCAGCGTGTGTGAGGGcgtggggctgctgctggagctccgGCACCTGGATCTCAGCCACAACAAGCTCGTGGCAGacccatcctcctcctgccagtGGCCAGCATCCCTGCGGGGTTTTAACCTGTCCAACGCTGGCTTGGCTGAGGTGCCGACACCGCTGCCTCCCCGCCTCGAGGTGTTGGACATGAGCCACAACCAGCTCCGTGCTGTAGACacctccctcagctccctgaaGAAGCTCTTCCTGAATCAAAACCTGCTGCAGGCCGTCCCCTCCATCAAGAATTACCCCATGCTGGACACCCTTCACCTGGACAACAACTCCATTTGGGAGCTGCCGAGGGAGGAGGTGAAGCTCCTGGGGAGCCTGCAGGACGTGGCTGTGGCTGACAAccccttcagctgctcctgctctggggccaGGGGGCTGCAGGCGCTGGCGGCCACGGGGcacctggggcagggctggcccgGGGACTACAGGTGCCAGTCCCCAGCTGAGTACCAGGGCTGGCAGGTGGCCCAGGTGCCGGTGTCGGTGCTGCGCTGTCACCTCGGTGCCGTGGTGGCCCCGCTCTGCGTCATCCTCGCCCTGCTCGGTGTGGCTGGGGCCGTCTGTCTGGCCAGGACCAGGTCCTGCCGCAGAGCCTGA
- the CD14 gene encoding monocyte differentiation antigen CD14 isoform X2 has translation MLRKSRLGSEGCAREPGSRSLPSPAGDPSRAAAAGTHLERRGLSIGCRTELSARRLWQLRPGFGGCWRKQGTFGCELAVFRSFTMRVAVLLLLGLGLLAAEGRRNRCFFNRTKEHCVCYNLTEETIGSIIQCLPANVVEFQGGDVEKYIAFPIRDLTPSIIETLDSLVIKKIIIGNVLVPEILLARVLRFFSYTHVQELAFESCVFQGTGDWSDMDGQSLPIVSLSFHNVTSAPLTGREPAFSSLSRWLETLQELAVTGSRVTSLPCAIGRLFRALLSLNLAQNSLSDGSLALAFCQGAFPQLQELSLHHNNLSSYSSVCEGVGLLLELRHLDLSHNKLVADPSSSCQWPASLRGFNLSNAGLAEVPTPLPPRLEVLDMSHNQLRAVDTSLSSLKKLFLNQNLLQAVPSIKNYPMLDTLHLDNNSIWELPREEVKLLGSLQDVAVADNPFSCSCSGARGLQALAATGHLGQGWPGDYRCQSPAEYQGWQVAQVPVSVLRCHLGAVVAPLCVILALLGVAGAVCLARTRSCRRA, from the exons ATGCTCAGGAAGTCACGCCTCGGGAGCGAGGGCTGTGCCCGAGAGCCGGGCTCGAGGAGCCTGCCCAGCCCGGCTGGGGACCCGAgccgggcagcagcagctggaacacaTCTGGAGCGCCGAGGGCTCAGCATCGGCTGCCGGACGGAGCTGAGCGCCCGGAGACTTTGGCAGCTCCGGCCGGGATTTGGCGGCTGCTGGAGGAAGCAGGGGACGTTTGGGTGTGAGCTGGCTG TTTTTAGGTCATTCACCATGAGGgtggctgtgctcctgctcctggggctggggctgctggcagcagaaggcagaaggAACAGGTGTTTCTTCAACCGCACTAAGGAGCACTGTGTGTGCTACAACCTGACCGAGGAAACCATCGGCAGCATCATCCAGTGCCTCCCCGCAAACGTGGTGGAGTTTCAGGGTGGAGATGTGGAGAAATACATAGCCTTCCCAATCAGGGACCTGACCCCCTCCATCATTGAGACTCTGGACTCCCTCGttatcaagaaaataattattggAAATGTCCTGGTGCCTGAGATACTCCTCGCCCGTGTGCTGAGGTTCTTCTCCTACACTCATGTGCAGGAGCTGGCCTTTGAGAGCTGCGTTTTCCAGGGCACAGGTGACTGGAGTGACATGGATGGCCAGAGCTTGCCCATAGTGTCCCTGAGCTTCCACAACGTGACATCTGCCCCTCTGACGGGCCGTGAGCCGgccttctccagcctgagcaggTGGCTGGAGaccctgcaggagctggctgtCACCGGCTCCCGTGTCACCAGCCTGCCCTGTGCCATCGGGAGGCTgttcagagctctgctctccctgaaCCTGGCACAGAACAGCCTCAGCGATGGGAGCCTGGCCCTCGCCTTTTGCCAGGGAGCTtttcctcagctccaggagctgagtCTGCACCACAACAACCTGAGCTCCTACAGCAGCGTGTGTGAGGGcgtggggctgctgctggagctccgGCACCTGGATCTCAGCCACAACAAGCTCGTGGCAGacccatcctcctcctgccagtGGCCAGCATCCCTGCGGGGTTTTAACCTGTCCAACGCTGGCTTGGCTGAGGTGCCGACACCGCTGCCTCCCCGCCTCGAGGTGTTGGACATGAGCCACAACCAGCTCCGTGCTGTAGACacctccctcagctccctgaaGAAGCTCTTCCTGAATCAAAACCTGCTGCAGGCCGTCCCCTCCATCAAGAATTACCCCATGCTGGACACCCTTCACCTGGACAACAACTCCATTTGGGAGCTGCCGAGGGAGGAGGTGAAGCTCCTGGGGAGCCTGCAGGACGTGGCTGTGGCTGACAAccccttcagctgctcctgctctggggccaGGGGGCTGCAGGCGCTGGCGGCCACGGGGcacctggggcagggctggcccgGGGACTACAGGTGCCAGTCCCCAGCTGAGTACCAGGGCTGGCAGGTGGCCCAGGTGCCGGTGTCGGTGCTGCGCTGTCACCTCGGTGCCGTGGTGGCCCCGCTCTGCGTCATCCTCGCCCTGCTCGGTGTGGCTGGGGCCGTCTGTCTGGCCAGGACCAGGTCCTGCCGCAGAGCCTGA